The genomic segment TTGGTGGTAATTGGAAAATGAATACCGACAGCAAGTCGGCGGCGGAACTGGCAAAAGGCGTTGCTGAAAAGTGCGCGAATTTTCTTGGTAAAGTGGATGTTGCCGTATGTCCGCCATTTGTTTATTTACTCGCTGCGAAGGCTGCTTTGGGCAGTTCAGCGGTTGGTTTGGGCGCACAGGACGTTTATTTTGAAGCCAAAGGCGCATTCACCGGCGAAGTAAGCTGTGGAATGTTAAAAGACGTTGGCTGCAAATATGTTCTCGTCGGCCATTCTGAACGCAGGCACGTGATAAAGGAAACCGATGCCCTTATCAATAAGAAACTTACAGCCGCTATTGACGCGGGATTGCTTCCGATTTTCTGTGTCGGCGAACTTCTTGAGGAACGCAACGCAGGCAAAACAGAGGCTGTTGTAACGGAACAAATCCAAAAAGGCATGGCCGGTATATCCGCTGAAAAGGCGAAATTAGTTGTTATCGCTTATGAGCCGGTTTGGGCGATTGGAACGGGCGTTAATGCTTCGCCGGAACAGGCACAGGACGTTCATTTTATGATT from the Planctomycetaceae bacterium genome contains:
- the tpiA gene encoding triose-phosphate isomerase; amino-acid sequence: MRKPFIGGNWKMNTDSKSAAELAKGVAEKCANFLGKVDVAVCPPFVYLLAAKAALGSSAVGLGAQDVYFEAKGAFTGEVSCGMLKDVGCKYVLVGHSERRHVIKETDALINKKLTAAIDAGLLPIFCVGELLEERNAGKTEAVVTEQIQKGMAGISAEKAKLVVIAYEPVWAIGTGVNASPEQAQDVHFMIRQLIAKMYNKGLADGMIIQYGGSAKPDNAAVLMAKPDIDGLLVGGASLKADDFAAMIKAAAEVKK